A window of the Equus przewalskii isolate Varuska chromosome 10, EquPr2, whole genome shotgun sequence genome harbors these coding sequences:
- the TBC1D16 gene encoding TBC1 domain family member 16 isoform X7, with translation MKVADEKTCMRFSIRRPKLPSSETHPEESMYKRLDVSAWLRHLNELGQVEEEYKLRKAIFFGGIDVSIRGEVWPFLLRYYSHESTSEEREALRVQKRKEYAEIQQKRLSMTPEEHRAFWRNVQFTVDKDVVRTDRSNQFFRGEGNPNVESMRRILLNYAVYNPAIGYSQGMSDLVAPILAEVLDESDTFWCFVGLMQNTIFVSSPRDEDMEKQLLYLRELLRLTHLRFYQHLVSLGEDGLQMLFCHRWLLLCFKREFPEAEALRIWEACWAHYQITSIFSSVWPSWPSTGTMSLSSSWPPTRCSCTLETWPCT, from the exons ATGaag GTCGCCGACGAAAAGACGTGCATGCGGTTCTCCATCCGTCGGCCCAAACTGCCCTCGTCCGAGACGCACCCCGAGGAGAGCATGTACAAGAGGCTGGACGTCTCCGCCTGGCTGCGCCACCTGAACGAGCTGGGCCAGGTGGAAGAGGAGTACAAGCTGCGCAAG GCCATTTTCTTCGGCGGCATTGATGTGTCAATCCGGGGGGAGGTCTGGCCCTTCCTGCTGCGTTATTACAGCCACGAGTCCACGTCGGAGGAGAGGGAGGCCCTGCGGGTGCAGAAGCGGAAGGAGTACGCGGAGATCCAGCAGAAAAG GCTCTCCATGACTCCCGAAGAGCACAGAGCCTTCTGGCGCAATGTGCAGTTCACCGTGGACAAGGATGTGGTTCGCACAGATCGGAGCAACCAGTTCTTCCGAGGCGAAGGCAATCCCAACGTGGAGAGCATGAG GAGGATCCTGCTGAACTACGCCGTGTACAACCCGGCCATCGGCTACTCCCAGGGCATGTCGGACCTGGTGGCACCCATCTTGGCCGAGGTCCTGGACGAATCAGACACCTTCTGGTGCTTTGTGGGTTTGATGCAGAATACCATCTTCGTCAGCTCTCCTCGGGACGAGGACATGGAGAAACAGCTG CTGTACCTGCGGGAGCTGCTTCGGCTGACGCACCTACGCTTCTACCAGCACCTGGTCTCGCTGGGGGAGGACGGCCTGCAGATGCTCTTCTGCCACCGCTGGCTCCTGCTGTGCTTTAAACGGGAGTTCCCTGAGGCCGAGGCGCTGCGAATCTGGGAGGCCTGCTGGGCCCACTACCAG ATTACTtccatcttttcatctgtgtGGCCATCGTGGCCATCTACGGGGACGATGTCATTGAGCAGCAGCTGGCCACCGACCAGATGCTCCTGCACTTTGGAAACCTGGCCATGCACATGA
- the TBC1D16 gene encoding TBC1 domain family member 16 isoform X6: MKVADEKTCMRFSIRRPKLPSSETHPEESMYKRLDVSAWLRHLNELGQVEEEYKLRKAIFFGGIDVSIRGEVWPFLLRYYSHESTSEEREALRVQKRKEYAEIQQKRLSMTPEEHRAFWRNVQFTVDKDVVRTDRSNQFFRGEGNPNVESMRRILLNYAVYNPAIGYSQGMSDLVAPILAEVLDESDTFWCFVGLMQNTIFVSSPRDEDMEKQLLYLRELLRLTHLRFYQHLVSLGEDGLQMLFCHRWLLLCFKREFPEAEALRIWEACWAHYQTDYFHLFICVAIVAIYGDDVIEQQLATDQMLLHFGNLAMHMNGKLVLRKARSLLHQFRLLPRIPCSLHDLCKLCGTGMWDSGYIPAVECTGHHPGSESCPYGGTVEMPSPKPPREGKKGPKTPRDGFSFRR, from the exons ATGaag GTCGCCGACGAAAAGACGTGCATGCGGTTCTCCATCCGTCGGCCCAAACTGCCCTCGTCCGAGACGCACCCCGAGGAGAGCATGTACAAGAGGCTGGACGTCTCCGCCTGGCTGCGCCACCTGAACGAGCTGGGCCAGGTGGAAGAGGAGTACAAGCTGCGCAAG GCCATTTTCTTCGGCGGCATTGATGTGTCAATCCGGGGGGAGGTCTGGCCCTTCCTGCTGCGTTATTACAGCCACGAGTCCACGTCGGAGGAGAGGGAGGCCCTGCGGGTGCAGAAGCGGAAGGAGTACGCGGAGATCCAGCAGAAAAG GCTCTCCATGACTCCCGAAGAGCACAGAGCCTTCTGGCGCAATGTGCAGTTCACCGTGGACAAGGATGTGGTTCGCACAGATCGGAGCAACCAGTTCTTCCGAGGCGAAGGCAATCCCAACGTGGAGAGCATGAG GAGGATCCTGCTGAACTACGCCGTGTACAACCCGGCCATCGGCTACTCCCAGGGCATGTCGGACCTGGTGGCACCCATCTTGGCCGAGGTCCTGGACGAATCAGACACCTTCTGGTGCTTTGTGGGTTTGATGCAGAATACCATCTTCGTCAGCTCTCCTCGGGACGAGGACATGGAGAAACAGCTG CTGTACCTGCGGGAGCTGCTTCGGCTGACGCACCTACGCTTCTACCAGCACCTGGTCTCGCTGGGGGAGGACGGCCTGCAGATGCTCTTCTGCCACCGCTGGCTCCTGCTGTGCTTTAAACGGGAGTTCCCTGAGGCCGAGGCGCTGCGAATCTGGGAGGCCTGCTGGGCCCACTACCAG ACAGATTACTtccatcttttcatctgtgtGGCCATCGTGGCCATCTACGGGGACGATGTCATTGAGCAGCAGCTGGCCACCGACCAGATGCTCCTGCACTTTGGAAACCTGGCCATGCACATGAACGGGAAGCTCGTTCTCAGGAAG GCCAGGAGTTTGCTGCATCAGTTTCGTCTCCTGCCTCGAATCCCGTGCAGCCTGCACGACTTGTGTAAGCTGTGTGGGACCGGTATGTGGGACAGTGGTTACATACCCGCTGTAGAGTGTACGGGCCACCACCCAGGGTCAGAGAGCTGTCCTTACGGGGGCACAGTGGAGATGCCTTCACCCAAGCCCCCCAGAGAGGGCAAGAAGGGCCCAAAGACACCTCGGGACGGCTTCAGTTTCCGTAGATAG